From a region of the Salminus brasiliensis chromosome 4, fSalBra1.hap2, whole genome shotgun sequence genome:
- the col17a1b gene encoding uncharacterized protein col17a1b gives MDSLTRQTTDSGGSSGERVITETTVSSSRLTSLPPKGFSGSGSKSMSSSSWGNGFEKNILTQNSSSSTYFSSSSVGVNAGGSGFESGLYIADESSGISKSGGGRGGSESVSGSGSGSKVRSSSSGGVRRTQGSSPAFLERKSLASHSGGYDGSSSANSSPEITRKDYGASRGRSQSRESEIRARLQSASPSTRWTELDDVKKLLKGSRSSSVSPTRSSTSSTLPVPRKATVETKIIKQGSQTVSGQYDSTILESALPSYTWTSATLPSNISTGSAFGYQSSTNNMSIGSSLANSTAPSSLSVYGFQNNLTSPSSAVLTSNGVNTSYGVSTSHGVNTSHGVNTSFGVNSGTGANTSYGVTTSYGVNSSNGVNTSNGVNTFNSVNAHSGRTMSDIRKRSKPIEPVLDSASLKCVCAGYGVQKNLSQSVSSSGVVSTGVSTSAGTTKQSAKDDVPRKYIILEKENIPSKRETEVLILSKDSGKHFSSSILNGKGGSVSDVSLKKETLTTSYTEAAPVKSASGSYYGSSMAPTKDKATYAEIHNDKDYGKGGGGCFGCGPSCCSWWKWLLGLLLSLLLLLGLLFGLIALSQALSKQAEEVSVLKARVDALENLSSSGRAHTSRLTGNNDINSMQAARYTDSGVLSTDNNLNLGAIDASSDTAALQKTVQRLMQAEMQSEAFRASFASSVRGDRGPPGPKGDTGAPGVKGIDGIPGAPGLHGARGDPGHEGPKGQKGSAGEHGAEGPPGLRGRDGLPGPRGEPGQAGFGEKGERGPAGEAGARGPPGPVGPPGQKGSAGINGLSGIPGEPGPQGFRGEIGPTGPKGDRGTSGPQGIKGDHGEKGDPGVPGFAGPPGRNGHAGEKGAKGSAGAPGTDGEKGQRGDQGSIGLPGIRGPAGPPGDIGPPGVPGLQGPPGIAGIPGQPGIKGETGEPGRVISAAVGSSSVSIPGPPGPPGPPGQTGPPGLSGPVGPAGLPGQPGPKGDKGEQGEAGITVETRETVSASRAERQFSSSGSSQVIQGPPGPPGPPGPPGRPGDSRPGPPGEPGQPGYGRPGPRGEKGDRGDPGSFVPNSGTFFAGPPGPPGPAGSKGDTGAQGPRGYQGEPGQPGLPGRPGGSGEATRYSAYGPPGPPGPPGPAGPQGQKGDDGIPGSPGIPGTSRGSIALGSQGQRGPPGPPGPPGPPGQSGSSADYRRYIVEYMQSDSMRQQLSSLQGPPGPPGPSVSIEDVAARVIAYLQRSGLIVDVSGGASGGLTGGESSGRRGGFSSGSSGGLSGGESSGRHGGFSSGSSSGLSGGASRGRSAGFSSGSSSGSSSGSSSGSSSGLSGGVSSGTSSGTSSGTSGGTIGFSVSDIIALLQRDDVRRYVIGPPGPPGPPGGVSLANLDTQEVANYVIRIMNERGLTGRPGAPGPPGPPGLPGQPGSSYSDITALIERSGLGANVGRPGPPGPPGRQGPPGPVGPRGPSGPSGSGSGYRLEDIQVYLQNSGFSGRPGPPGPPGPQGPPGNSGGMVSYDRASQSSLIRAELQEYLSSDAMRRYTSGLPGPAGPPGPRGEKGDRGEPGNSNAGGYYYGSDRNGARLAETDYSNVALRVTDYIRRQGLLQEINEEYWRGQSTGIQGPPGLPGPPGPPGYSRVFAAYGNVTGDLMDFFRIHGTIPGPPGRQGQKGERGYPGPKGEMGRQGIPGVQGPRGHEGPRGEKGEKGEIQFGRQKRSIGV, from the exons ATGGATTCATTAACCAGGCAAACAACTGATTCTGGAGGAAGTTctggagagagag TCATAACTGAAACAACAGTTTCATCCAGCAGACTCACATCTTTACCACCAA AAGGCTTCAGTGGATCGGGCAGTAAGAGCATGTCCAGCAGCTCTTGGGGAAACGGCTTTGAGAAGAATATTCTGActcagaacagcagcagcagcacttaCTTCTCATCCT CCTCTGTGGGTGTGAATGCAGGAGGGTCAGGGTTTGAGTCTGGCCTTTACATCGCCGATGAGTCCAGTGGGATCAGCAAGAgtggaggaggacgaggaggcaGTGAAAGTGTGTCTGGGTCAGGCTCAGGGTCAAAGGTCAGATCCAGTTCTTCAGGTGGAGTGAGAAGGACACAAGGCTCTTCTCCTGCTTTCTTGGAGAGGAAGAGTTTGGCCAGTCACTCAGGAGGTTATGATG gaaGTTCAAGTGCCAACTCATCACCGGAGATTACAAGAAAAGATTATG GTGCATCAAGAGGAAGGTCACAAAGCAGAG AGAGTGAAATCAGGGCAAGATTACAGAGTGCATCTCCATCAACCCGAT GGACGGAGCTGGATGATGTGAAGAAGTTGCTGAAGGGCAGTCGCTCTTCCAGTGTCAGTCCAACacgctcctccacctcctccaccctgCCTGTACCCCGCAAGGCCACAGTGGAGACTAAGATTATTAAACAAGGCTCCCAGACTG TCTCAGGGCAGTATGACAGCACTATTCTGGAGTCAGCACTCCCATCCTACACATGGACCAGCGCCACATTGCCTTCTAACATCTCCACTGGATCTGCCTTTGGCTATCAAAGCAGCACCAATAACATGTCTATTGGATCGTCTCTTGCAAACAGCACCGCACCATCCTCACTGTCAG TGTATGGCTTCCAGAATAACCTTACCTCACCATCGAGTGCAGTTCTAACATCTAATGGAGTTAACACATCATATGGAGTCAGCACTTCTCATGGAGTCAATACATCTCATGGAGTGAACACGTCTTTCGGAGTTAACTCAGGCACTGGAGCTAACACATCTTATGGAGTTACTACATCTTATGGTGTTAACTCATCTAATGGAGTCAACACATCTAATGGAGTCAACACATTCAACAGTGTTAACGCACATTCAGGTAGGACGATGTCTGATATACGAAAGAGAAGCAAACCAATAGAACCAGTTCTGGATTCAGCATCATtaaagtgtgtttgtgcaggaTATGGTGTGCAGAAAAACCTCTCCCAGAGTGTAAGTAGCTCTGGTGTTGTAAGTACAGGAGTCTCCACTTCTGCAG GCACTACTAAACAGTCTGCCAAGGATGATGTTCCTCGAAAATACATCATACTTGAGAAGGAGAATATTCCctcaaagagagagacagaggtgcTTATTCTCTCCAAGGACAGTGGAAAGCACTTCTCCAGCAGCATCCTCAATGGGAAAGGAG gatctgtttCCGATGTTTCACTGAAGAAGGAGACCTTGACAACTAGCTACACCGAGGCTGCTCCTGTCAAATCCGCCTCAGGCTCCTACT ATGGATCTTCAATGGCACCAACAAAAGATAAAGCTACATATGCTG AGATCCATAATGATAAGGACTACGGCAAAGGAGGAGGGGGCTGTTTTGGCTGTGGTCCAAGTTGCTGCTCCTGGTGGAAGTGGCTGCTTGGGCTGCTCCtcagcctgctgctgctgctcggcCTCCTGTTTGGACTCATCGCTCTAAGCCAAGCCCTTAGTAAGCAAG CTGAAGAGGTGAGTGTGCTAAAGGCCCGAGTGGACGCTCTTGAGAACCTGTCCTCTAGCGGCCGGGCCCACACCAGCAGACTGACTGGCAACAATGACATAAACAGCATGCAGGCTGCCAGATACACGGACAGTGGAGTGCTCAGTACGGATAACAATCTGAATCTGGGAGCCATTGATGCTTCTTCGGACACGGCTGCTCTACAGAAGACAGTACAGAGACTAATGCAAGCTGAGATGCAGTCTGAGGCATTCAGAG CCAGTTTCGCTTCTTCAGTCAGAGGGGACAGAGGACCACCAGGACCCAAAG GTGACACTGGAGCACCAGGAGTCAAAG GCATTGATGGTATTCCAGGGGCACCAG GTCTTCATGGAGCAAGAGGAGATCCAGGACATGAAGGGCCAAAAGGACAAAAGGGAAGTGCAG GAGAGCATGGTGCAGAGGGACCACCCGGACTTAGAGGCAGAGATGGGCTTCCAGGGCCCAGAGGAGAGCCAGGCCAAGCAGGCTTTGGAGAGAAGGGTGAAAGAG GGCCTGCAGGGGAAGCAGGAGCTCGTGGTCCTCCTGGTCCAGTTGGTCCACCCGGTCAAAAAG GTTCTGCAGGTATTAATGGCCTTTCAGGTATACCAG GTGAACCAGGCCCACAGGGCTTCAGAGGAGAAATAGGACCTACAGGACCTAAAG gGGACAGAGGAACTTCTGGACCACAAGGAATTAAGG gtGATCATGGTGAAAAGGGAGACCCTGGGGTACCAG GTTTCGCAGGGCCTCCAGGAAGAAATGGACATGCAGGTGAAAAAGGTGCCAAAGGCTCAGCGG GAGCACCAGGCACTGATGGAGAAAAAGGACAAAGAG GTGACCAAGGATCAATCGGATTGCCAGGAATCAGAGGTCCAGCTGGGCCACCTGGTGATATTGGACCTCCAG GAGTACCAGGGCTTCAGGGACCTCCAG GAATCGCAGGAATTCCTGGCCAGCCAGGCATTAAAG GTGAAACTGGAGAACCTGGCAGAGTTATCAGTGCAG CAGTGGGATCTAGCTCTGTGTCAATCCCTGGACCCCCTGGACCCCCTGGACCTCCTGGACAAACTGGTCCTCCAGGACTGTCAG GTCCTGTTGGTCCTGCTGGTCTTCCTGGACAGCCTG GTCCTAAAGGTGATAAAGGTGAACAAGGAGAAGCTGGAATCACTGTGGAAACCAGAGAGACTGTCAGCGCATCTagagctgaga GACAGTTTAGCTCTTCAGGTTCTTCCCAGGTTATTCAGGGTCCACCTGGGCCACCTGGTCCCCCAGGGCCTCCTGGACGCCCAG GAGACTCTAGGCCTGGACCACCAGGAGAACCAGGTCAACCAG GATATGGCAGACCTGGACCAAGAGGAGAAAAGGGAGATAGGGGAGATCCAGGGAGTTTTGTGCCCAATTCAG GGACATTTTTTGCTGGACCACCAGGACCACCTGGGCCTGCAGGTTCTAAAGGAGATACAG GAGCCCAAGGACCAAGGGGATACCAAG GGGAGCCAGGTCAGCCTGGCCTGCCTGGAAGACCAGGAGGATCAGGAGAAGCAACCAGAT ACTCTGCTTATGGTCCTCCTGGGCCACCAGGGCCTCCAGGGCCAGCGGGCCCACAGGGCCAAAAAg GTGATGATGGAATTCCAGGCTCCCCAGGAatcccaggaacatcaagag GTTCCATTGCACTTGGTTCTCAAGGACAGCGTGGCCCCCCAGGCCCTCCTGGACCACCTGGGCCTCCTGGGCAGTCTGGATCTTCTGCTGACTATCGCCGTTATATTGTCGAGTACATGCAGA GTGACAGCATGAGACAGCAGTTGTCCAGTCTCCAGGGCCCTCCTGGTCCTCCTGGGCCTTCAGTGTCCATCGAGGATGTGGCTGCTCGGGTCATCGCCTATCTTCAGC GTTCTGGATTAATTGTCGATGTGAGCGGCGGAGCGAGTGGTGGATTGACTGGTGGCGAAAGCAGTGGAAGGCGTGGTGGATTCAGCAGTGGATCGAGCGGTGGATTGAGCGGTGGCGAAAGCAGTGGAAGGCATGGTGGATTTAGCAGTGGATCAAGCAGTGGATTGAGCGGTGGCGCAAGCAGGGGAAGGAGTGCCGGATTCAGCAGTGGATCAAGCAGCGGATCGAGCAGTGGATCGAGCAGTGGATCGAGCAGTGGATTGAGCGGTGGCGTAAGCAGTGGAACGAGCAGTGGAACGAGCAGTGGAACAAGTGGTGGAACAATTGGCTTTTCTGTCAGTGACATAATTGCGTTACTACAGA GGGATGATGTTAGGCGCTATGTAattggtcctccaggaccaccTGGCCCACCAGGAGGTGTAAGTCTAGCCAACTTAGACACACAAGAAGTGGCAAACTACGTCATCAGAATAATGAACG AGCGAGGGCTGACTGGTAGACCTGGAGCTCCTGGTCCACCTGGTCCTCCTGGACTTCCTGGCCAACCAGGGTCTTCTTATAGTGACATCACTGCTTTGATTGAGA GATCAGGGCTTGGTGCAAATGTTGGTCGCCCAGGTCCTCCTGGTCCTCCAGGCAGACAGGGCCCACCTGGCCCAGTTGGTCCCCGCGGCCCTTCAGGCCCTTCGGGCTCAGGTTCAGGGTATCGGCTTGAAGATATCCAGGTGTATCTGCAGA ATTCTGGCTTCTCTGGTCGTCCTGGCCCACCTGGCCCCCCAGGACCTCAAGGGCCTCCAGGGAATTCAGGGGGCATGGTTTCATACGACAGAGCAAGCCAAAGCTCACTTATTCGTGCAGAGCTTCAGGAGTACCTCAGCA GCGATGCTATGCGGCGTTACACTTCTGGCCTTCCTGGGCCTGCAGGCCCTCCAGGGCCTCGTGGTGAGAAAGGTGACCGCGGTGAACCTGGAAACAGTAATGCAGGTGGATACTACTATGGTTCTGACCGGAATGGGGCCAGGTTGGCTGAAACTGACTACTCCAATGTTGCTTTGAGAGTAACTGACTACATTAGGC GCCAAGGTTTGCTTCAGGAAATTAATGAAGAGTATTGGCGAGGGCAGTCAACGGGGATCCAAGGACCACCTGGGCTTCCTGGTCCCCCTGGTCCGCCTGGATACAGCCGTGTTTTTGCTGCCTATGGGAATGTGACTGGAGATCTTATGGATTTCTTTAGAA TACATGGCACTATTCCAGGCCCTCCTGGTAGGCAAGGACAGAAAGGAGAAAGAGGATATCCTGGACCCAAAG gtgAGATGGGAAGACAGGGAATACCTGGCGTTCAGGGGCCAAGAGGTCATGAGGGACCAAGGGGTGAAAAGGGTGAGAAAG GTGAAATCCAGTTTGGTCGGCAGAAACGAAGCATTGGTGTGTAG